A region of Osmerus eperlanus chromosome 9, fOsmEpe2.1, whole genome shotgun sequence DNA encodes the following proteins:
- the prkd1 gene encoding serine/threonine-protein kinase D1, which translates to MSVPPVIRPPSPPPGANGISFQIQIGLSREPVLLDSCDFSLAQVREMACSIVDQKFPECGFYGMYDKIMLFRHDPSSDNVLQLVRCSSDILEGDLVEVVLSASATVEDFQIRPHALFVHSYRAPAFCDHCGEMLWGLVRQGLKCEGCGLNYHKRCAFKIPNNCSGVRKRRLSNVSLTGMTGLTITRSNDPSPSPSDEALLSPVSPSIEQKTQSDIFPGRERRLSSYIGRPIELDKIFLSKVKVPHTFLIHSYTRPTVCQHCKKLLKGLFRQGLQCKDCRFNCHKRCAPKVPNNCLGEVSKNGDLLSPGVESDVVMEEGCCSDGDGERGGGLMEDLEDNMASDAALLEAGQGDLADLGDQDLDDSNRAISPSTSNNIPLMRVVQSVKHAKRKSSNSMKEGWLVHFTSKDTLRKRHYWRLDSKCITLFQNDTGSKYYKEIPLSEVLSLDPARTVNLLPEGANPHCFEIVTASLVYYVGENLQRSGECGGGGMGRHGSMLVSGVGQDVARMWEMAIQHALMPVISKGMSHGSRHAGHKDVSVSISVSNCQIQENVDISSVYQIFPDEVLGSGQFGIVYGGKHRITGRDVAIKIIDKLRFPTKQESQLRNEVAILQNLHHPGVVNLECMFETPERVFVVMEKLHGDMLEMILSSEKGRLPERITKFLVTQILVALRHLHFKNIVHCDLKPENVLLASADSYPQVKLCDFGFARIIGEKSFRRSVVGTPAYLAPEVLRNKGYNRSLDMWSVGVIVYVSLSGTFPFNEDEDIHDQIHNAAFMYPPNPWKKASQEAIDLINNLLQVKMRKRYSVDKTLSHPWLQDYQMWLDLRALEGKMSERYLTHESDDPRWQHHAEQNGLMYPVHLVNPHADVSEGAEPEEGEEEEIVTLSDRVSEM; encoded by the exons ATGAGTGTGCCTCCGGTGATCCGGCCGCCGAGTCCCCCCCCGGGGGCGAACGGCATCTCGTTCCAGATCCAGATAGGACTGAGTCGCGAGCCTGTCCTGCTGGACTCATGCGACTTCAGCCTCGCGCAAGTCCGGGAGATGGCATGCTCCATAGTCGACCAGAAG tTTCCCGAATGTGGTTTCTACGGGATGTATGACAAGATCATGTTGTTCCGCCACGATCCGTCCTCGGACAACGTCCTCCAGCTGGTCCGTTGCTCCTCAGACATCCTGGAAGGAGACCTTGTGGAGGTCGTACTGTCAG CCTCGGCCACAGTGGAGGACTTCCAGATCCGCCCCCATGCTCTGTTTGTCCACTCGTACCGTGCCCCGGCCTTCTGTGACCACTGCGGCGAGATGCTCTGGGGGCTGGTTCGACAGGGACTCAAGTGTGAAG GCTGTGGTCTGAACTATCACAAGCGCTGTGCCTTTAAAATTCCCAACAACTGCAGCGGTGTCCGTAAACGGCGTCTGTCCAATGTGTCGCTGACCGGCATGACAGGGCTGACCATCACTCGCTCCAAcgatccctcccccagcccctcagacGAGGCCTTACTG TCTCCTGTCAGTCCCAGCATAGAG CAGAAGACCCAGTCAGACATCTTTCCGGGAAGAGAGCGGAGGCTCTCCTCCTACATCGGCCGTCCCATTGAGCTGGATAAGATCTTTCTGTCCAAGGTCAAGGTGCCCCACACCTTCCTGATCCACTCCTACACACGTCCCACTGTCTGCCAGCACTGCAAGAAGCTGCTCAAGGGCCTCTTCAGACAGGGCCTGCAGTGCAAAG ACTGCAGATTCAACTGCCATAAGCGATGTGCTCCAAAAGTGCCAAACAACTGCCTTGGAGAGGTGTCTAAGAATGGAG ACCTGCTGAGTCCAGGGGTGGAGTCGGacgtggtgatggaggagggctgtTGCAGTGACGGGGACGGTGAGCGAGGCGGAGGTCTGATGGAGGATCTGGaggacaacatggcgtctgacGCTGCGTTACTCGAGGCGGGGCAAGGTGACCTGGCTGACCTCGGGGACCAGGACCTGGACGACTCCAACAGGGCCATCAG CCCGTCCACCAGCAACAACATCCCCCTGATGCGCGTGGTCCAGTCGGTGAAACACGCCAAGAGGAAAAGCAGCAACTCCATGAAGGAAGGATGGCTTGTCCACTTCACCAGCAAGGACACCCTG AGGAAGAGGCACTACTGGAGGCTGGACAGCAAATGCATCACCCTGTTCCAAAACGACACAGGAAGCAAATATTACAAG GAAATCCCCCTGTCTGAGGTGCTGTCTCTGGACCCAGCCCGGACGGTGAACCTGCTCCCGGAGGGCGCCAACCCCCACTGCTTTGAGATCGTCACTGCCTCTCTGGTCTACTATGTAGGAGAGAACCTCCAGAG gtctgGCGAGTGCGGTGGGGGTGGGATGGGTCGCCATGGCAGCATGCTGGTCAGTGGGGTGGGGCAGGATGTGGCCAGGATGTGGGAAATGGCCATCCAGCACGCCCTCATGCCCGTCATCTCCAAGGGCATGTCCCATGGATCGCGTCACGCCGGACACA AGGATGTGTCTGTCAGTATATCTGTGTCCAACTGTCAGATCCAGGAGAATGTG GATATCAGCTCTGTGTATCAGATATTCCCTGATGAGGTTCTTGGTTCTGGACAGTTCGGGATAGTTTATGGAG GGAAGCATAGGATAACAGGCCGAGACGTTGCGATCAAAATCATCGACAAGTTACGTTTCCCAACCAAGCAGGAGAGCCAGCTCCGAAACGAGGTGGCCATTCTTCAG AACCTCCACCACCCTGGCGTTGTCAACCTGGAGTGCATGTTTGAGACTCCGGAACGGGTGTTTGTTGTCATGGAGAAGCTCCATGGCGACATGCTGGAGATGATACTGTCGAGTGAGAAGGGAAGGCTGCCTGAACGCATCACCAAGTTCCTTGTCACACAG aTTCTTGTAGCTCTCCGTCACCTTCATTTCAAGAACATAGTGCACTGTGACCTGAAACCAGAGAATGTCCTGCTGGCTTCTGCCGACTCCTATCCTCAA GTGAAGCTGTGTGACTTTGGCTTTGCCCGCATCATCGGGGAGAAGTCGTTCAGGCGGTCTGTGGTGGGCACGCCGGCGTACCTGGCGCCAGAGGTACTCAGGAACAAAGGCTATAACCGTTCTCTGGACATGTGGTCGGTGGGCGTCATCGTCTACGTCAGCCTCAGCGGAACCTTCCCCTTCAACGAAGACGAGGACATCCATGACCAGATCCACAACGCTGCCTTCAtgtacccccccaacccctggaAGAAGGCGTCCCAGGAAG CAATTGACCTCATTAATAACTTGCTGCAAGTCAAGATGAGGAAGCGCTACAGCGTTGACAAGACTCTCAGCCACCCCTGGCTGCAG GACTACCAAATGTGGCTGGACCTGCGTGCTCTGGAGGGCAAGATGTCGGAGCGCTACCTGACCCACGAGAGTGACGACCCTCGCTGGCAGCACCACGCCGAGCAGAACGGCCTCATGTACCCCGTCCATCTGGTCAACCCGCATGCTGACGTcagcgagggggcggagcctgaggaaggggaggaggaggagattgtcACCCTCAGTGACCGAGTCAGCGAAATGTAA